In a genomic window of Natronospira bacteriovora:
- the ccoS gene encoding cbb3-type cytochrome oxidase assembly protein CcoS: protein MNIIFVSIPIGIILIGLAIAAFFWAVRSGQYDDLDSPAWSVLMDEDREERRHRRASRGTSTTEADSEGRDGQEDDAGHGR from the coding sequence ATGAACATCATTTTTGTCTCCATCCCCATCGGCATCATCCTCATCGGCCTGGCCATTGCCGCCTTTTTCTGGGCGGTGCGCAGCGGGCAATACGATGATCTGGACAGCCCGGCGTGGTCCGTCCTGATGGATGAGGATCGGGAGGAACGGCGGCACCGTCGGGCCAGTCGCGGTACGTCGACGACGGAAGCGGACAGCGAGGGGCGTGACGGACAGGAGGATGATGCCGGCCATGGGCGCTGA